From Amphiprion ocellaris isolate individual 3 ecotype Okinawa chromosome 10, ASM2253959v1, whole genome shotgun sequence, one genomic window encodes:
- the ccdc24 gene encoding coiled-coil domain-containing protein 24 isoform X2, which produces MNSPDGNHLWCPDKSLWRLIAEHVSASELQEIHTALGHSLVDTYIEVHSEVEIWHKMCQMSQRGGNHGRGAGTTFTCPQGSPLADPPVVKELLRAEVKMLLQNLRERASRRGRDNKIKQNGPGCHPNLQLSACTRDGEELLSRYKPETVNYALSHLDSCYRKCTNPKVAENGSRPSSHCSVQSSAEDEIEAMRDKLNVTEITQVVDRLRSVMMEECEALTRLLKYLKGNIKQKLQSRCEFDRAEPSLAELRELRGAVQMDLELFPSSLAASPSLPVRELKSSYRLSAGRGPETPPALTPTPILRPHSPLPLCHPQPRPPAGPPLTKSSMSRTHGQHRLTSASNKSNKTPPCNNISTSGHTNDPFKTDHITVQSEYSCSLSPEQDSTGLHHRTPTSSASFQIKSEKNSLFSKTHLSSHGSIHTPSTECDVSSQRERKSSTVWRSRSINITPSPVPALSQLCDTDSFSSNKTSHSVSTMKSRTPNGQQNSSRGGFSRSSKVQIDNHRGKNTSEIRNPPAQNGRRKNSSEMDNNKNAHLRRDVNKKQSLSGRSLMDSSSRHPECSDTLGQAVCTQSASARVNGQSFTSPKKPHEGTTSQPKSVQDAQTLPQFLNRFYQPVPPARVPT; this is translated from the exons ATGAATTCACCTGATGGAAACCACCTCTGGTGCCCTGACAAGTCCCTATGGCGCCTGATTGCTGAGCATGTTTCTGCGTCCGAGCTGCAGGAGATCCACACTGCGCTGGGCCACTCTTTAGTTGACACGTACATAGAGGTGCACTCTGAG GTAGAGATATGGCACAAGATGTGCCAGATGAGCCAGCGAGGTGGAAACCATGGCAGAGGAGCAGGGACCACGTTCACGTGTCCACAGGGTTCCCCTCTAGCTGACCCTCCTGTTGTGAAAGAGCTGCTGAGAGCTGAGGTCAAGATGTTGCTGCAGAATCTCAGGGAAAGAGCCAGCAGGAGGGGGAG agacaataaaattaaGCAGAACGGACCAGGCTGTCACCCCAACCTGCAGCTGTCTGCCTGCACCAG AGATGGAGAGGAGCTCCTGTCTCGGTACAAACCTGAGACTGTAAACTATGCCCTCAGTCACCTTGACAGCTGCTACAGAAAGTGTACCAACCCTAAAGTCGCTGAAAATGGAAGCAG gcCAAGCTCTCACTGCTCAGTCCAGTCCAGCGCTGAAGATGAGATTGAAGCAATGAGGGACAAGCTGAATGTCACTGAGATAACCCAGGTGGTCGATCGCCTCAG gtCTGTCATGATGGAGGAATGTGAAGCGTTGACCAGGCTGTTAAAGTATTTAAAG GGCAATATTAAACAAAAGCTTCAGAGCCGGTGTGAATTTGATAGAGCTGAACCTTCACTCGCTG aaCTGAGAGAGCTTAGAGGAGCTGTACAAATGGACCTGGAGCTCTTCCCTTCTTCGTTAGCAGCCTCGCCCTCCCTACCTGTGAGGGAACTGAAAAGCAGTTACAG ACTGTCAGCAGGACGAGGCCCAGAGACTCCACCAGCTTTAACTCCTACACCAATCTTAAGACCACATTCACCTCTTCCTCTGTGCCATCCTCAACCCAGACCACCAGCTGGACCTCCTCTCACCAAGTCCTCAATGTCCAGGACTCATGGTCAGCACAGACTTACATCAGCCTCCAATAAGTCTAATAAAACACCTCCCTGCAACAATATTAGTACTTCTGGGCACACAAACGACCCTTTCAAAACTGACCACATAACGGTTCAAAGTGAATACAGCTGCAGTCTTTCTCCAGAGCAAGATAGTACTGGTCTCCACCACAGGACCCCGACTTCTAGTGCTagttttcaaataaaatctgagaaaaattcGCTCTTCAGCAAAACTCATCTATCATCACATGGCAGCATTCACACCCCGAGCACAGAGTGTGATGTGTCATCACAGAGGGAGCGAAAGAGCAGCACTGTCTGGAGGTCAAGAAGCATCAATATCACCCCCTCACCTGTTCCTGCCCTCAGTCAACTCTGTGACACAGACAGCTTCAGTAGCAATAAGACCAGCCATTCTGTGTCAACAATGAAATCAAGGACACCAAATGGACAACAGAATAGTAGCCGTGGAGGCTTTTCAAGGTCATCAAAAGTGCAGATAGATAATCACAGAGGGAAAAATACTTCTGAAATTCGGAATCCTCCCGCACAAAATGGCAGACGGAAGAACAGCAGTGAGATGgataacaataaaaatgctcACCTTAGGAGAGATGTCAACAAAAAGCAAAGCCTAAGTGGCCGCAGTTTGATGGACAGCTCCTCACGTCATCCAGAATGCAGTGATACACTGGGACAAGCTGTATGCACTCAGTCAGCATCTGCACGGGTTAATGGACAATCCTTCACCTCCCCTAAAAAACCACATGAGGGCACCACAAGTCAGCCAAAAAGTGTCCAGGATGCTCAAACTCTGCCTCAGTTTCTCAATAGGTTTTATCAGCCAGTCCCTCCTGCAAGAGTGCCAACTTAA
- the ccdc24 gene encoding coiled-coil domain-containing protein 24 isoform X1: MNSPDGNHLWCPDKSLWRLIAEHVSASELQEIHTALGHSLVDTYIEVHSEVEIWHKMCQMSQRGGNHGRGAGTTFTCPQGSPLADPPVVKELLRAEVKMLLQNLRERASRRGRDGEELLSRYKPETVNYALSHLDSCYRKCTNPKVAENGSRPSSHCSVQSSAEDEIEAMRDKLNVTEITQVVDRLRSVMMEECEALTRLLKYLKGNIKQKLQSRCEFDRAEPSLAELRELRGAVQMDLELFPSSLAASPSLPVRELKSSYRLSAGRGPETPPALTPTPILRPHSPLPLCHPQPRPPAGPPLTKSSMSRTHGQHRLTSASNKSNKTPPCNNISTSGHTNDPFKTDHITVQSEYSCSLSPEQDSTGLHHRTPTSSASFQIKSEKNSLFSKTHLSSHGSIHTPSTECDVSSQRERKSSTVWRSRSINITPSPVPALSQLCDTDSFSSNKTSHSVSTMKSRTPNGQQNSSRGGFSRSSKVQIDNHRGKNTSEIRNPPAQNGRRKNSSEMDNNKNAHLRRDVNKKQSLSGRSLMDSSSRHPECSDTLGQAVCTQSASARVNGQSFTSPKKPHEGTTSQPKSVQDAQTLPQFLNRFYQPVPPARVPT, translated from the exons ATGAATTCACCTGATGGAAACCACCTCTGGTGCCCTGACAAGTCCCTATGGCGCCTGATTGCTGAGCATGTTTCTGCGTCCGAGCTGCAGGAGATCCACACTGCGCTGGGCCACTCTTTAGTTGACACGTACATAGAGGTGCACTCTGAG GTAGAGATATGGCACAAGATGTGCCAGATGAGCCAGCGAGGTGGAAACCATGGCAGAGGAGCAGGGACCACGTTCACGTGTCCACAGGGTTCCCCTCTAGCTGACCCTCCTGTTGTGAAAGAGCTGCTGAGAGCTGAGGTCAAGATGTTGCTGCAGAATCTCAGGGAAAGAGCCAGCAGGAGGGGGAG AGATGGAGAGGAGCTCCTGTCTCGGTACAAACCTGAGACTGTAAACTATGCCCTCAGTCACCTTGACAGCTGCTACAGAAAGTGTACCAACCCTAAAGTCGCTGAAAATGGAAGCAG gcCAAGCTCTCACTGCTCAGTCCAGTCCAGCGCTGAAGATGAGATTGAAGCAATGAGGGACAAGCTGAATGTCACTGAGATAACCCAGGTGGTCGATCGCCTCAG gtCTGTCATGATGGAGGAATGTGAAGCGTTGACCAGGCTGTTAAAGTATTTAAAG GGCAATATTAAACAAAAGCTTCAGAGCCGGTGTGAATTTGATAGAGCTGAACCTTCACTCGCTG aaCTGAGAGAGCTTAGAGGAGCTGTACAAATGGACCTGGAGCTCTTCCCTTCTTCGTTAGCAGCCTCGCCCTCCCTACCTGTGAGGGAACTGAAAAGCAGTTACAG ACTGTCAGCAGGACGAGGCCCAGAGACTCCACCAGCTTTAACTCCTACACCAATCTTAAGACCACATTCACCTCTTCCTCTGTGCCATCCTCAACCCAGACCACCAGCTGGACCTCCTCTCACCAAGTCCTCAATGTCCAGGACTCATGGTCAGCACAGACTTACATCAGCCTCCAATAAGTCTAATAAAACACCTCCCTGCAACAATATTAGTACTTCTGGGCACACAAACGACCCTTTCAAAACTGACCACATAACGGTTCAAAGTGAATACAGCTGCAGTCTTTCTCCAGAGCAAGATAGTACTGGTCTCCACCACAGGACCCCGACTTCTAGTGCTagttttcaaataaaatctgagaaaaattcGCTCTTCAGCAAAACTCATCTATCATCACATGGCAGCATTCACACCCCGAGCACAGAGTGTGATGTGTCATCACAGAGGGAGCGAAAGAGCAGCACTGTCTGGAGGTCAAGAAGCATCAATATCACCCCCTCACCTGTTCCTGCCCTCAGTCAACTCTGTGACACAGACAGCTTCAGTAGCAATAAGACCAGCCATTCTGTGTCAACAATGAAATCAAGGACACCAAATGGACAACAGAATAGTAGCCGTGGAGGCTTTTCAAGGTCATCAAAAGTGCAGATAGATAATCACAGAGGGAAAAATACTTCTGAAATTCGGAATCCTCCCGCACAAAATGGCAGACGGAAGAACAGCAGTGAGATGgataacaataaaaatgctcACCTTAGGAGAGATGTCAACAAAAAGCAAAGCCTAAGTGGCCGCAGTTTGATGGACAGCTCCTCACGTCATCCAGAATGCAGTGATACACTGGGACAAGCTGTATGCACTCAGTCAGCATCTGCACGGGTTAATGGACAATCCTTCACCTCCCCTAAAAAACCACATGAGGGCACCACAAGTCAGCCAAAAAGTGTCCAGGATGCTCAAACTCTGCCTCAGTTTCTCAATAGGTTTTATCAGCCAGTCCCTCCTGCAAGAGTGCCAACTTAA
- the LOC111579297 gene encoding uncharacterized protein LOC111579297 isoform X2, which yields MGAIFNLLEQFRLESYYSQFVQLGVKDERDFLDGVTDEDLNQLGFSHVEKNRFSAMKTFVQRLGAPKGQTVTPLQKSAESFSLRYTYPKCPEPKHINDVDPAQNTVEDLMLRICHCEKAGNTKGVCLYTVDGMPLTDDPFFNTWSLRERHIENGAVIYAVFTPKENLVEAPPMPERDPETFGVDVIRCHIMLKGDFEVMVDLESDTMASLRLKLSNASGIPAHVLHHIGEYSGGDTLQKCGISEGSTVPYALSSFPGETPHDETYYIDDVMPSVQQTKKGMSVFFSSLHAIHHHPGSIQGKLIAYIRKLTGCNPLAQSLHQLFCRNEKMTRNQKIAVVEGLYVLFRELLPQQGSRRGEKVIEDQDVFENSLFCWAHLMYKIKKWRTEPEVYAPINLLSGDGNHFCEPVRVPGVPGVFERAHVLQRIKDGDKIPNCTAEPLQENSLQRATDIEKILLSLPRFTRAYPLWIHHNKTSGQNFQINIQRTFGSMVEGLKSFDRLNVAPPLHLKNLGYTGSSLVFLSEDNLGIYLYKDKCAADMIVVHDCLDGKIKKLDVNILAAMTGDRTDDQSFVTSRTPKEAIVVLIDTSSSMEEECYENAEIRKINTVKELFDNFATRSMAYDFHHVIGLVKFDSMVKTLHTFTENLENFKVHIRNLEASGCTLLYDALRRGVSELEKVKTRFPDCRLRIICLTDGNDSGSSIEPAAVTGKLLKSDIIVDSILLGKVENNMLHGISNATGGCCFKPQTTKDGVKLFEIETVLSLEQRKPKNKLDPSSISESTLTGMFATHGYDEYPETSLPSQINSKVTMTESALKKKIRESKGGSFMEKDKRILEELKSLHCDPHPFCRVFPAESDFTFWKILMQGPPDTPYERGVFELYCQFGSDYPVRPPVVRFVTPVYHCNVNSVGRICHNIFDRNYNAHITMREVLDAVFGLLIIPEPKDPLDSILAEEFLTSHEAYEQEARKHTEENAGKYLDDMEKKLVEPVPQFIPQHLLCPLTKKILVDPVKTVYGTVYERKSIEEHLKRPFLS from the exons ATGGGTGCAATATTTAACCTTCTTGAGCAGTTCAGACTGGAGTCCTACTATAGCCAGTTTGTTCAGCTGGGCGTGAAGGATGAAAGAGATTTCCTGGATGGAGTAACAGATGAAGATCTAAACCAATTAG gttTCAGTCATGTAGAAAAGAATCGTTTTTCAGCCATGAAAACCTTTGTTCAAAGACTCGGAGCCCCAAAAGGTCAAACTGTGACGCCTCTGCAAAAATCCGCGGAGTCGTTCAGTCTGCGGTACACGTACCCCAAATGTCCTGAACCGAAGCATATTAATg ATGTGGATCCAGCACAAAACACAGTTGAGGATCTGATGTTAAGGATCTGTCATTGTGAAAAGGCTGGCAACACCAAAGGAGTCTGTCTCTATACCGTAGATGGGATGCCGTTGACAGATGATCCCTTCTtcaacacat gGTCTTTGAGAGAGCGACACATTGAAAATGGTGCTGTGATCTATGCTGTATTTACACCAAAGGAAAACCTGGTGGAGGCGCCTCCAATGCCAGAGCGAGATCCAGAAACCTTTGGAGTGGATGTGATTCGGTGCCACATCATGCTGAAG GGAGATTTTGAGGTGATGGTCGACTTGGAAAGTGACACAATGGCAAGTCTAAGGCTCAAACTGTCAAATGCCAGTGGAATCCCAGCACACGTCCTTCATCACAT AGGTGAATATTCAGGTGGTGACACACTGCAAAAGTGTGGAATCTCTGAAGGGTCAACGGTTCCATATGCTTTGTCTTCGTTTCCTGGAGAGACTCCGCATGATGAGACTTACTACATTGATGATGTCATGCCTTCAGTGCAACAAACCAAGAAAGGAATGAGTGTGTTCTTCTCTTCACTTCATGCTATT CATCACCATCCAGGATCAATCCAGGGCAAACTGATTGCCTACATACGAAAACTGACTGGATGTAACCCTCTCGCCCAAAGTTTGCATCAGTTATTCTGCAGAAATGAAAAGATGACCAGGAACCAGAAG ATTGCAGTTGTCGAGGGCTTGTACGTGCTCTTCAGAGAGCTTTTGCCCCAACAAGGATCCCGTCGAGGGGAAAAAGTCATCGAGGATCAGGATGTCTTTGAGAATTCATTGTTCTGCTGGGCACATCTCATGTACAAAATCAAG aaatggAGAACAGAACCTGAAGTCTACGCTCCAATCAATCTTCTGTCTGGAGATGGTAACCACTTCTGTGAACCGGTGCGAGTACCTGGAGTACCAGGAGTGTTTGAACGAGCACATGTTCTCCAGAGAATCAAAG ATGGAGATAAAATTCCAAATTGCACTGCGGAACCTTTGCAAGAAAACTCGTTACAGAGAGCCACTGACATTGAGAAAATCCTGCTCAGCTTGCCTCGATTCACCAGAGCATATCCTCTCTGGATTCATCATAACAAGACGTCTGGTCAGAA cTTTCAGATCAATATTCAGAGGACCTTTGGAAGTATGGTGGAGGGATTGAAATCTTTCGATCGACTCAATGTTGCCCCACCTCTACATCTGAAGAATCTGGGATATACTGGGAGTTCCCTTGTTTTCCTCAGCGAAG acaaccTTGGCATTTATCTGTATAAAGACAAATGTGCTGCTGACATGATCGTAGTGCATGACTGTCtggatggaaaaataaaaaaattggatGTGAATATACTGGCAGCTAT GACTGGAGACCGTACAGATGACCAATCATTTGTCACAAGTAGGACTCCAAAAGAGGCAATAGTG GTGCTGATAGATACCAGCTCCTCCATGGAAGAAGAGTGCtatgaaaatgcagaaataaggAAGATAAACACCGTGAAAGAGCTCTTTGACAACTTTGCCACTAGGAGCATGGCGTACGATTTCCATCATGTCATTGGTCTTGTGAAGTTTGACTCTATGGTGAAGACCCTCCACACATTTActgaaaatctggaaaatttcAAG gtGCACATACGTAACCTTGAGGCGAGTGGTTGTACACTGCTGTATGATGCACTAAGACGTGGGGTGTCTGAGCTGGAGAAGGTCAAAACAAGGTTCCCAGATTGTCGACTCCGCATCATATGTCTCACTGATGGAAATGACTCTGG ATCTTCAATAGAGCCAGCTGCTGTTACAGGAAAACTGCTCAAATCAGACATCATTGTGGATTCAATCCTTCTTGGAAAAGTGGAGAACAACATGCTGCATGGAATCAGCAATGCAACAG GTGGCTGCTGTTTCAAACCACAGACAACCAAAGACGGTGTGAAGCTCTTTGAGATCGAGACAGTTTTGTCCTTGGAGCAGAGAAAACCCAAGAACAAACTTGACCCATCTTCCATCTCTGAG tCCACATTAACAGGAATGTTTGCTACTCATGGGTATGACGAATATCCAGAGACATCTTTGCCCAGCCAGATAAACAGCAAAGTGACCATGACAGAAAG TGCTCTGAAAAAGAAGATTCGGGAGTCAAAGGGTGGGTCCTTCATGGAGAAGGATAAACGTATCCTGGAGGAGCTCAAGAGTCTGCATTGTGACCCACATCCATTCTGCAGAGTCTTTCCAGCAGAGTCAGACTTTA CGTTCTGGAAGATTCTCATGCAAGGTCCTCCTGACACACCATATGAGAGAGGAGTATTTGAGCTGTACTGTCAGTTTGGTTCTGACTACCCAGTGAGACCTCCAGTCGTTCGTTTTGTCACACCT GTGTACCACTGCAATGTCAACAGTGTGGGCCGCATCTGCCACAACATATTCGACCGCAACTACAATGCCCACATCACCATGAGAGAGGTCTTGGATGCTGTGTTTGGACTGCTCATCATCCCTGAACCAAAAGATCCACTGGACAG